CGGGGATCCCCTCATCACCTCTCCTGTAAAGCCCTTCTCGCCATCAGTTCCGGTGAGCGTCTGGCTCACCTAGGTAcacatacagggtccggcacaggGAACGCCCCTTTCTTACTGCACaaacatcttttattacaaaatcacaagtcctgtaacataacagtatcccgctcaagcacaccatatgacattttaggtgaaatgttcaaattaaaatcataaattatgacacccacattattaccctaccaaccaccctcAAACAGGCGTTATTTCTGCTGAACCCTGTAGACCAGGGCAGGGATTAAGACTCTGTCGTCCTTCTAAGATAAAAAGTTCAagtccgccctggctggcgtagctcagtggattgagcgcgagccatgaaccaaagtgtcacaggttcgattcccagtcagggcacatgcctgggttgcgggccatgacccccagcattgatgtttctctctctctctctctccccctcccttccctctctaaaaataaataaataaaatcttaaaaaaaaaaaaaaagttcaagtcCAAAGATGTATGCAACACTGTCTGACTCCATCGTTAACTAAAAAATAAGAGtttttttcaagtaaaacaaaaaaaaattagaatattcaagtatttttaaaagcggTATTTGATGCTTTCAAGtacaacatttttcaaaacagcATAGCTTTCCCCCTGTCAGGCTTACCTTGAAGATGGCATTATATGGGAGGCCCTGAATTTTGCTGTAAACGGATTAGTTGACTCGTAATCAAAATAGTCCTGCCGGTGCTCACTAAATGCATTCGGGGATTTCAAGTCGCAGGGGCTGCCGGCCGCCCCGTTGTTGAGTTTGTCGGACCGCCTGCTGTCCTTCTTCCCCGTCACCCGCTCAAACAGGCTcaccttctcccttttctctctcttgttctccttTCTTGCTTCCACGGATTTCGAAAATAAAGTCACGTTGCTGTCCCAGGGTTCGCTACTTTCTTCGAATGGGTTTTTCTTCCTTGGCAGTGTTGCAAATTTCTGGGGTAATGAGGCAGTCACATTGGTAAATGGGTCACTTTGTCTCCCGAAAGACGACTCGCCTTCCTCCACGCTGCTGTCGGGCTGGGTCATTTTGGAAGTATCAAAGCTTAATGTTCTTCTGTGCGGGGACTTGAGGCTTCCTGCAAACAATTTTGTAGGCAGTACACAATCAGCGACACGTCACATCACACGAACTGGCACATTCTGTGtgcgtgctgctgctgcttttagaACGAGAGCAATTAGCTACTTAAAGATTTAACCTCTACAATCATCaaagaaaacaatcctaaaaaGCTAAGGGATAGCACTCTGAAGTATCAGGCCAATAATAATTAGTAGACTGCTAGAAACAAGCACATAAACAAACTCTCATGTCAAAACTAGAGGTTCTGCTAGGCACGCCAGTGCAATAGATTCTCAAAGACTTTTTTTCATCATTAGCATTACACTGACTTTCTTACAATACTTCTGAATGTGGGTCTTTTCCCAGGAACTTTCtgattaaacaaaatattcattCATGCTTCAGCTTTGCAGACGGAAgcaacagcaggaaaaaaaaatgaggccgGGCCATGAGAAGTGACCGAGACTCACTTTTATTATCATCCAATAATATAAATACAATGCTGAATGCAGGCAGGCTCCGCCTTTAATACTCCTAACAATGTTATTGGATCCCTGAATTTAGAAAATACTATTAAGaaactgtcatttttattttctaattttggaaGTTGAACTGTAAAGATTGTAAAGGGTGTCTTGGGCCACTGAGGACACAAGCAGAAGAAGATGCATCACTCACCGCTTTCTGGAACCGCTCCAAAGGAGTCCACCTGGCGGCTGAGAAGATGCGTGTGACCGACGGGGCCAGACTTGAGCTTCTCGGAAGACACGTGGGTCCCGGTTAAGTCAGACATCGAATGTGCTGAGGAGAGTCGCTGAGGACCCAGAAGGAAAGGCTTTTTCGGTTTGGATTTCATCTGTATCTCACCGCTCGAAAACTCAGAATTGGCATCAGTCAGGTGAGAACTTGGAATGATGGCAGAAGACGTGTCCGAAAACGTCCCATCGTTTTTCCTCCCTTTCACCTTGTCTTTCAGTTTCGCAAAGGGAGACCTGGTCTTGTCCTTCATGGACAAGTCAAACATGCTTGCCGTCATGTTGTTCCTCATGAATTGAATATTGACCTTTATCTCTCCCCTGTTTTTGGCTCTTTTTCCTTGTTTGGATTCTAAGCTAAACCAccttaaagagaaggagaaactgGGCTGTAACATGTGATGAAGAGAGGACACCAAGCTTTGCTACATACAAACGGCTTCCTAGGTAAAGCGCTGGCACCCGAGGGCGATCTGTGCACGGGATGAGCACGTGCCGGCCAGAGTACTTCCGCTCTCACTCACTGCTTCATTCTCAAAAACTTACCGCTGCCTCTGGGATGGGACAAGTACTAAGGAAATGGGTCTGCAGTAAGTTTGAAAAGGTTTTCAGATAATGTTTTCTTGCATGATTTGCAAATCATTCACATCAAAAATCCTTACCAATGAGGGCTATTTATTATGTTTCCATCTGGGATAAAGGTTGCTAATtgtctaaaaatgttttttaaagtgaaatgatACTGAAGCACAGATTCCGAAAGAATTCATCAATACAAACTATTATGGGGCACTATGAAATGatgtctatatttttaataaagtagtaAATATTTAGCTCCATCCCAAAGTTTCTTCTGTGAAAACTATTAAAAGAGTTTTGTTAATATTGGAGACCACTACATATAGTTTACTAATTATAAAAATTGCATATCATGTAATTTAGATTAATATAAAATGGGTCAAAGCCTTTTCCAGAATAAAAAGTGCAACATGAATTAACTGTAGAAAGTGACAAATAGTAATAAATCttagagttttcaaaaaaaagtgTAAATGCTTCCTGTTACCTTTGTTTCATTTACTGTTGCTACAGTGACAATactgaacaaaaattattttaataggagCCAAATCTCATGATCTTAGTCCTTTTGCTGTATGACATTGCCCACTGTTAAATGATGTATaagaaacaaagtttattttgcttttcttcatagtatttttaTCCATGAGAAAGTCTCCAGTTGTCAGTGTTACAAGTGGTCATTCCATAGGGcaaacagccaaaaaaaaaaaagaaaaaagaacaagaaaacccaaaaaacaaaaaccaccctgCAAAACCAAGCCTAGGAGACAGTTTCTCCAATGTTTTCACATTACTTAACAATGAAGCATAATATCCATTCCTGCAGAtgagttattattttaatatagctCGAATCAAGGGTAACAAATTTTCTTAGCTACAAAGGAACTCAGATCTAATTTTACATTAGTTCTTGCCCTCATTTGTTACCAACAGGATACGCCAGAAGGAGGTACATTTACTATATATCACATGGGAGACTGGTCCACAGGTCTTCCCAGGCAGGAGGAAAAACAGGCAGGCGACAATACACATGTCAGCTGCACCTCAGCGAGTAACACTCTAAAGAAGTATTTTCCTGATTAATTTGGAGCAATTCTATCAAGTAAGATCTAGCTGCATCAAaacaagcaacttttttttttaaaaaaagagaatattttagaaTAGAAAGCATTAACTTGATTTACTCTAAACTGAGAACATCCTTTATCTGCGGCAAATGGTGAGATCTACAGAAGCA
This Phyllostomus discolor isolate MPI-MPIP mPhyDis1 chromosome 5, mPhyDis1.pri.v3, whole genome shotgun sequence DNA region includes the following protein-coding sequences:
- the RAB11FIP2 gene encoding rab11 family-interacting protein 2; amino-acid sequence: MMLSEQAQKWFPTHVQVTVLQAKGLKPKGKSGTNDTYTIIQLGKEKYSTSVAEKTLEPVWKEEASFELPGLLMQGNPDKYILFLVVMHRSLVGLDKFLGQVAVNLNDIFEDKQRRKTEWFSLESKQGKRAKNRGEIKVNIQFMRNNMTASMFDLSMKDKTRSPFAKLKDKVKGRKNDGTFSDTSSAIIPSSHLTDANSEFSSGEIQMKSKPKKPFLLGPQRLSSAHSMSDLTGTHVSSEKLKSGPVGHTHLLSRQVDSFGAVPESGSLKSPHRRTLSFDTSKMTQPDSSVEEGESSFGRQSDPFTNVTASLPQKFATLPRKKNPFEESSEPWDSNVTLFSKSVEARKENKREKREKVSLFERVTGKKDSRRSDKLNNGAAGSPCDLKSPNAFSEHRQDYFDYESTNPFTAKFRASHIMPSSSFPTNLTSSEDLRKIPDSNPFDATAGYRSLTYEEVLQELVKHKELLRRKDTHIRELEDYIDNLLVRVMEETPSILRVPYEPSRRAGKFSNS